From Lysobacter auxotrophicus, the proteins below share one genomic window:
- a CDS encoding methyl-accepting chemotaxis protein encodes MNSVRTQTRANGRDRAQRPAPAAPFWRRLTALFAHAPAADAAAQSRIADMVGRIDAIDRVQAVIEFDLDGTILHANENFLRTLGYRLDEVQGRHHSMFVEPAQARSDEYRAFWAKLARGEFDAGQYRRLGKDGREVWIQASYNPVFDSAGRARKVVKFATDITAQKMQAADFAGQMAAISKSQAVIEFDLAGRVLSANENFFATTGYAREEVIGRHHSMFTGEAYRNSPQYREFWAKLSRGEYDAGVYHRFGKGGREIWIQASYNPIFDMNGTLFKVVKYATDITAQVRDTQALQRAVEQTQAVVTAAQDGDLTGRIETGDKSGSVAQLCEGINALVDAMAGIIGQIKVAADTIGLGAREIAAGNTDLSERTESQAASLEETASSMDEITSTVRHTADNARQANQLAIEATAIASRGGDAVHGVVDTMSQISQSSKKIADIIGVIDGIAFQTNILALNAAVEAARAGEQGRGFAVVASEVRSLAQRSANAAKEIKVLIGDSVERVGTGTRLVESAGRTMDEIVASVKRVADLIGDISAATLQQSAGIEQINQAIAQMDESTQQNAALVEEASAAARSMEEQAGELMQTVAAFRLSAGAPPYLRAAND; translated from the coding sequence ATGAATTCTGTAAGGACGCAGACGCGCGCAAACGGACGTGATCGTGCGCAGCGCCCCGCACCTGCCGCGCCGTTCTGGCGCCGCCTGACCGCCCTGTTCGCACACGCTCCCGCCGCCGATGCGGCCGCACAGTCGCGCATCGCCGACATGGTCGGCCGCATCGACGCCATCGACCGCGTGCAGGCGGTGATCGAATTCGACCTCGACGGCACGATCCTCCACGCGAACGAGAACTTCCTGCGCACGCTGGGATACCGCCTGGACGAGGTCCAGGGCCGCCACCATTCGATGTTCGTCGAACCCGCGCAGGCGCGCAGCGACGAGTACCGTGCGTTCTGGGCGAAGCTCGCGCGCGGCGAATTCGACGCCGGGCAATACCGGCGCCTGGGCAAGGACGGCCGCGAAGTCTGGATCCAGGCCTCGTACAACCCCGTCTTCGACAGCGCCGGCCGTGCGCGCAAGGTGGTGAAGTTCGCCACCGACATCACCGCGCAGAAAATGCAGGCGGCCGACTTCGCCGGGCAGATGGCGGCCATCAGCAAGTCGCAGGCGGTGATCGAGTTCGACCTCGCCGGGCGCGTGCTGTCGGCCAACGAGAACTTCTTCGCGACTACCGGCTACGCGCGCGAGGAAGTCATCGGCCGGCACCATTCGATGTTCACCGGCGAGGCGTACCGCAACAGCCCGCAGTACCGCGAATTCTGGGCGAAGCTGTCGCGCGGCGAGTACGACGCCGGCGTGTACCACCGCTTCGGCAAGGGCGGGCGCGAGATCTGGATCCAGGCCTCGTACAACCCGATCTTCGACATGAACGGCACGTTGTTCAAGGTCGTCAAGTACGCCACCGACATCACCGCGCAGGTGCGCGACACGCAAGCGCTGCAGCGCGCCGTCGAGCAGACGCAGGCCGTGGTGACCGCCGCGCAGGACGGGGACCTCACCGGCCGAATCGAGACCGGCGACAAGAGCGGTTCGGTCGCGCAACTGTGCGAGGGCATCAACGCGCTGGTCGATGCGATGGCCGGCATCATCGGGCAGATCAAGGTCGCCGCCGACACCATCGGCCTGGGCGCGCGCGAGATCGCCGCGGGCAACACCGACCTGTCGGAGCGCACCGAATCGCAGGCGGCGTCGCTTGAAGAAACCGCCTCGTCGATGGACGAGATCACCAGCACCGTGCGCCACACCGCCGACAACGCGCGCCAGGCGAACCAGCTGGCGATCGAGGCCACCGCCATCGCCTCGCGCGGCGGCGACGCGGTGCACGGCGTCGTCGATACGATGTCGCAGATCAGCCAGTCGTCGAAGAAGATCGCCGACATCATCGGCGTGATCGACGGCATCGCGTTCCAGACCAACATCCTCGCGCTGAACGCCGCGGTCGAAGCGGCGCGCGCCGGCGAACAGGGCCGTGGGTTCGCGGTGGTCGCTTCCGAAGTCCGCTCGCTCGCGCAGCGTTCGGCGAACGCGGCGAAGGAGATCAAGGTGCTGATCGGCGATTCGGTCGAACGCGTCGGCACCGGCACGCGTCTGGTCGAAAGCGCGGGCCGTACGATGGATGAGATCGTCGCCAGCGTGAAGCGCGTGGCGGACCTGATCGGCGACATCAGCGCCGCGACGCTGCAGCAGAGCGCGGGCATCGAGCAGATCAACCAGGCCATCGCGCAGATGGACGAGAGCACGCAGCAGAACGCCGCGCTGGTCGAGGAAGCCTCGGCCGCGGCGCGCAGCATGGAAGAGCAGGCCGGAGAATTGATGCAGACCGTGGCGGCGTTCCGCCTCAGCGCGGGCGCGCCGCCGTATCTTCGGGCGGCGAACGATTGA
- a CDS encoding phosphate ABC transporter substrate-binding protein, with the protein MTIRNLVIAVAGLVLAGAATLAQAGVVVVVSAKSEVKSLTQAQVSQLFLNKAVAFPGGGAATPVDLPEGPARAEFYTKVTGKDAAQLKAYWAQLTFTGKAQRPKQLGSGADVRKFVAGSPSAIGYLDAADVDDSVRVVLKP; encoded by the coding sequence ATGACCATCCGCAATCTCGTTATCGCCGTCGCCGGCCTGGTGCTCGCAGGCGCCGCCACCCTCGCCCAGGCGGGCGTCGTGGTGGTGGTGTCCGCGAAGAGCGAAGTGAAGTCGCTCACGCAGGCGCAGGTCTCGCAGCTGTTCCTCAACAAGGCCGTCGCGTTCCCGGGCGGCGGTGCCGCCACGCCGGTGGACCTGCCCGAAGGCCCGGCGCGCGCCGAGTTCTACACGAAGGTGACCGGCAAGGACGCCGCGCAGCTGAAGGCCTACTGGGCGCAGCTCACCTTCACCGGCAAGGCGCAGCGTCCCAAGCAGCTGGGCAGCGGCGCGGACGTGCGCAAGTTCGTCGCCGGCTCGCCGTCGGCCATCGGCTACCTGGATGCGGCCGACGTCGACGACAGCGTCCGCGTCGTGCTCAAGCCGTAA
- a CDS encoding methyl-accepting chemotaxis protein has protein sequence MQFLSRVPLFWKVLAPAILSLLCLLAYLLMSSIVTQRNNAEVASIRDEQFPRLEAMTENVAALDKLISTLNTAAASADADTLAGAGEVAQQIRARYQKLSKITPGDAALKRLSADFETYYQSAHGVAKVFVDGGEVNPDDVQAMSTALATYRDRLNAERDAANKRFTATVGDSVAASNRALVFGLVVGVFALLAALGVGIVLARAISAALGRAMSVANHVAAGRLDDTIVVEGVDENARLMKAMKHMQSELRAFVEAQQEMATRHREGQIDHRMPADRFAGIYGNMANAINALVATHIDVNLRVVEVVGTYARGDLSVDIERLPGQGARITQAVDSVKHGMESINAQIRQLVDAAVAGDFSRRGDASRFEFAYRDTVDSLNRLMATSEQGLNEVGSLLAAVADGDLGRRVDVALPGQFGRLAADANHTVGQLAQVVGRIREGADTINSAASEIAAGNSDLSNRTESQAASLEETASSIEELTSTVRQNADNARQANALAITASEVATRGGDVVHEVVATMSQISASSSKIADIIGVIDGIAFQTNILALNAAVEAARAGEQGRGFAVVASEVRSLAQRSANAAKEIKVLIGDSVERVGTGTRLVESAGRTMDEIVGSVKRVGDIIAEISAASQEQSAGIEQVNQAIAQMDESTQQNAALVEQASAAARSMEEQAGELMQTVAAFRLSASAPPYLRAAND, from the coding sequence ATGCAATTCCTGTCGCGCGTTCCCCTTTTCTGGAAAGTCCTGGCGCCGGCGATCCTGTCGCTGCTTTGCCTGCTGGCCTACCTGCTCATGTCTTCCATCGTGACCCAGCGCAACAACGCCGAGGTCGCCAGCATCCGCGACGAGCAGTTCCCGCGCCTGGAGGCGATGACCGAAAACGTCGCCGCGCTCGACAAGCTCATCAGCACGCTCAACACCGCCGCCGCGTCCGCCGACGCCGACACGCTCGCCGGCGCGGGCGAAGTCGCGCAGCAGATCCGCGCGCGCTACCAGAAGCTGTCGAAGATCACCCCGGGCGATGCCGCGCTCAAGCGCCTGTCCGCCGACTTCGAGACGTACTACCAATCCGCCCACGGCGTCGCGAAGGTCTTCGTCGACGGCGGCGAAGTGAACCCCGACGACGTGCAGGCGATGTCCACCGCGCTGGCCACCTACCGCGACCGCCTCAACGCCGAGCGCGACGCCGCCAACAAGCGCTTCACCGCGACCGTCGGCGATTCGGTCGCCGCGTCGAACCGTGCGCTGGTGTTCGGCCTGGTCGTCGGCGTGTTCGCGCTGCTGGCCGCGCTGGGCGTCGGCATCGTGCTGGCGCGTGCGATTTCCGCCGCGCTGGGCCGTGCGATGAGCGTGGCCAACCACGTCGCCGCGGGCCGCCTGGACGACACGATCGTCGTGGAAGGCGTCGATGAGAACGCGCGCCTGATGAAGGCGATGAAGCACATGCAGTCCGAGCTGCGCGCCTTCGTCGAGGCGCAGCAGGAAATGGCCACCCGACACCGCGAAGGCCAGATCGACCACCGCATGCCGGCCGATCGTTTCGCCGGCATTTACGGCAACATGGCCAACGCGATCAACGCGCTGGTCGCCACGCACATCGACGTGAACCTGCGCGTGGTCGAAGTCGTCGGCACCTATGCGCGCGGCGACCTGTCGGTCGACATCGAGCGCCTGCCGGGCCAGGGCGCGCGCATCACGCAGGCCGTGGATTCGGTCAAGCACGGCATGGAATCGATCAACGCGCAGATCAGGCAGCTGGTCGATGCCGCGGTCGCGGGCGATTTCAGCCGTCGCGGCGATGCCTCGCGCTTCGAGTTCGCCTATCGCGACACGGTCGACTCGCTCAACCGCCTGATGGCGACGTCCGAGCAGGGCCTGAACGAAGTCGGCTCGCTCCTCGCCGCCGTCGCCGACGGCGACCTGGGTCGCCGCGTGGACGTGGCGCTGCCGGGCCAGTTCGGCCGCCTCGCCGCCGATGCGAACCACACCGTCGGCCAGCTCGCGCAGGTCGTCGGCCGCATCCGCGAAGGCGCCGACACCATCAACAGCGCCGCATCGGAAATCGCCGCCGGCAACAGCGACCTGTCCAACCGCACCGAATCGCAGGCGGCGTCGCTGGAGGAAACCGCCTCGTCGATCGAGGAACTCACCAGCACGGTCCGCCAGAACGCCGACAATGCCCGTCAGGCGAACGCGCTGGCGATCACGGCATCGGAAGTCGCCACGCGCGGCGGCGACGTCGTGCACGAGGTGGTCGCCACGATGTCGCAGATCAGCGCGTCCTCGTCGAAGATCGCCGACATCATCGGCGTGATCGACGGCATCGCGTTCCAGACCAACATCCTGGCGCTGAACGCCGCGGTGGAAGCGGCGCGCGCCGGCGAACAGGGCCGCGGCTTCGCGGTCGTCGCTTCCGAAGTGCGCTCGCTCGCGCAGCGTTCGGCGAACGCGGCGAAGGAAATCAAGGTGCTGATCGGCGATTCGGTCGAACGCGTCGGCACCGGCACGCGCCTGGTCGAAAGCGCGGGCCGCACGATGGACGAGATCGTCGGCAGCGTGAAGCGCGTGGGCGACATCATCGCGGAAATCTCGGCGGCCTCGCAGGAGCAGTCGGCGGGCATCGAGCAGGTGAACCAGGCCATCGCGCAGATGGACGAGAGCACGCAGCAGAACGCCGCGCTGGTCGAGCAGGCCTCGGCCGCCGCGCGCAGCATGGAAGAGCAGGCTGGCGAACTGATGCAGACCGTGGCGGCGTTCCGCCTCAGCGCGAGCGCGCCGCCGTATCTGCGGGCGGCGAACGATTGA